The following proteins are co-located in the Hyalangium minutum genome:
- a CDS encoding iron-containing redox enzyme family protein, which translates to MQTQTQSWTQVDWTSALEDEARLLVEELDMHPAAQRLFRGSIDANGYIAWLLQTYHYVQWTTPLLEQAGHRMKRQGRHVMLAELLLQKASEERGHERWLLADLKNLGWTRKQVEASHPCRAVEAYIAWNRFQSEAGSPTAFLGTAFVLEYLSVHRAGQAVEGMLAHGAIPHVHKAVTFLRGHAGADSGHVAELMAVLRTLTDSAEQAAILLSARNTRALYTGLFPEPEWAG; encoded by the coding sequence ATGCAGACGCAGACGCAGAGCTGGACGCAGGTGGACTGGACGAGCGCGCTGGAGGACGAAGCGCGCCTGTTGGTGGAGGAGCTGGACATGCACCCGGCGGCCCAGCGCCTCTTCCGAGGGAGCATCGACGCGAACGGCTATATCGCGTGGCTGTTGCAGACGTACCACTACGTGCAGTGGACGACGCCGCTGCTGGAGCAGGCGGGCCACCGGATGAAGCGGCAGGGCCGGCACGTCATGCTGGCCGAGCTGCTGCTCCAGAAGGCCTCGGAGGAGCGCGGCCACGAGCGGTGGCTGCTGGCGGACCTGAAGAACCTGGGGTGGACGCGCAAGCAGGTGGAGGCCTCTCACCCCTGCCGAGCGGTGGAGGCGTATATCGCCTGGAACCGGTTCCAGTCGGAGGCGGGCTCGCCGACGGCGTTCCTCGGCACGGCCTTCGTGCTGGAGTACCTCAGCGTGCACCGGGCGGGACAGGCCGTGGAGGGAATGCTGGCCCACGGCGCCATCCCTCACGTCCACAAGGCCGTCACCTTCCTGCGGGGACACGCGGGCGCGGACAGCGGACACGTGGCCGAGCTGATGGCGGTGCTGCGCACCCTGACGGATTCAGCGGAGCAGGCGGCCATCCTGTTGTCGGCCCGCAACACCCGGGCCCTCTACACCGGCCTCTTCCCCGAGCCCGAGTGGGCAGGCTGA
- a CDS encoding LuxR C-terminal-related transcriptional regulator, which yields MEHPLNFDSEQRLTFELMDALISSLDLSKVLARAYEVLSQLLAADYAAICISKPGRLPEYDWMVAAIPPQDFTRYEREPAEVMRDVVQQPHVVLDNVVPGMGPAQEPPRPSQRHRELGTPLEHVMAVMLDVGHDWHGGFMLYRDPRQPFSERERALMQRITPLLAKSVHNCRQMGESRAHGSTLERLIQLQGVESIVRVSAFEERMRTPGATALLKRWFPDEVLDEHGLPAVLMERLRLLTAGRKHPGEESNFFTFHQERMSLRVNFVPLPERGSGRLWGLLLQEVAAVVVPPAWREVLTRREVEVVEGVLRGWDNKLIAEHLNCSIGTVKKHLQRVFDKLGVDSRGALMNRAART from the coding sequence ATGGAGCACCCGTTGAACTTCGACTCGGAGCAAAGGCTGACATTCGAATTGATGGATGCGCTCATCAGTTCGTTGGACCTCTCAAAGGTGCTCGCGCGCGCCTATGAGGTCCTCTCCCAATTGCTGGCAGCGGACTATGCGGCCATCTGCATCTCCAAGCCCGGCCGGCTGCCCGAGTATGACTGGATGGTGGCGGCCATCCCTCCCCAGGACTTCACCCGCTATGAGAGGGAGCCGGCGGAGGTGATGCGGGACGTGGTGCAACAGCCTCACGTGGTCCTGGACAACGTGGTGCCCGGTATGGGCCCAGCGCAAGAGCCGCCCCGGCCCTCGCAGCGCCACCGGGAGCTGGGCACACCGCTGGAGCATGTGATGGCGGTGATGCTGGATGTAGGGCACGACTGGCATGGCGGCTTCATGCTGTACCGGGATCCGCGCCAGCCCTTCTCGGAGCGCGAGCGCGCGTTGATGCAACGAATCACGCCGCTGCTGGCCAAGTCGGTGCACAACTGCCGGCAGATGGGCGAGTCCCGGGCACATGGCAGCACGCTGGAGCGTCTCATCCAGCTCCAGGGCGTGGAGAGCATCGTGAGGGTCTCCGCCTTCGAGGAGCGGATGCGCACGCCGGGAGCCACGGCGCTGCTGAAGCGCTGGTTCCCGGACGAGGTGCTCGATGAGCACGGGCTGCCCGCTGTCTTGATGGAGCGGCTGAGGCTGCTGACCGCGGGCCGGAAACACCCTGGGGAAGAGTCCAACTTCTTCACGTTCCATCAGGAGCGGATGTCCCTTCGGGTGAACTTTGTCCCGCTGCCGGAGCGAGGCAGCGGACGGCTGTGGGGGCTGCTGCTTCAGGAGGTGGCCGCCGTCGTCGTGCCGCCAGCTTGGCGCGAGGTGCTCACCCGCCGCGAGGTGGAAGTGGTGGAGGGCGTGCTGCGAGGCTGGGACAACAAGCTCATCGCCGAGCACCTCAACTGCTCCATTGGCACGGTGAAGAAGCACCTGCAGCGCGTCTTCGACAAGCTGGGCGTGGACAGCCGGGGCGCCCTGATGAACCGGGCGGCCCGGACGTGA
- a CDS encoding response regulator transcription factor, with product MKSIPVPLQWRELFTPKELEVVEWMLRGVDNLSIAEQLHLSINTVKTHQKNIYAKLLVPNRAKLILAAQELLARQ from the coding sequence ATGAAGAGCATCCCGGTCCCCTTGCAGTGGCGCGAACTGTTCACCCCCAAGGAGCTGGAGGTGGTGGAGTGGATGCTGCGCGGCGTGGACAACCTCTCCATCGCCGAGCAGCTTCACCTGTCGATCAACACGGTGAAGACTCACCAGAAGAACATCTACGCCAAGCTGCTGGTGCCCAACCGGGCCAAGCTCATCCTGGCGGCCCAGGAGTTACTCGCCCGGCAATAG